The Anopheles coluzzii chromosome 2, AcolN3, whole genome shotgun sequence genome window below encodes:
- the LOC120949284 gene encoding elongation factor Tu, mitochondrial, giving the protein MSTYLALRALLNPIARKTVAQILCAGNGLNVVRRASPAIRTVPVRFYAEKEVFKRDKPHCNVGTIGHVDHGKTTLTAAITKVLADKDLAESKKYTDIDNAPEEKARGITINVAHIEYQTENRHYGHTDCPGHADYIKNMITGTAQMDGAILVVAATDGAMPQTREHLLLAKQIGVNHIVVFINKVDAADQEMVDLVEMEIRELMSEMGFDGDNVPVIKGSALCALEGREPEIGANAVMKLLEEVDKYVPTPVRELDKPFLLPVESVHSIPGRGTVVTGRLERGTLKKGQECEFVGYNKVIKSTITGIEMFHKILEEAHAGDQLGALVRGIKRDDIKRGMVMCKPGTMKANDNFEAQVYILSKDEGGRHKPFTSFIQLQMFSRTWDCATQVQIPGKDMIMPGEDAKLQLRLMRPMVLEQGQRFTLRDGHITLGTGVVTKLLSPLSEKERLALTEGKKAREKAASGKA; this is encoded by the exons ATGTCGACGTATCTCGCTCTTCGAGCACTCCTTAACCCGA TCGCCCGCAAAACGGTCGCCCAGATCCTGTGCGCCGGCAATGGGCTAAACGTGGTGCGCCGTGCGTCGCCGGCCATCCGCACCGTGCCGGTCCGGTTCTACGCCGAGAAGGAAGTGTTCAAGCGCGACAAACCGCACTGCAATGTCGGCACGATCGGGCACGTCGATCACGGCAAGACGACGCTGACCGCAGCCATCACGAAGGTGCTGGCCGATAAGGATCTGGCGGAGAGCAAAAAGTACACCGACATCGACAACGCGCCGGAGGAGAAGGCGCGCGGCATTACGATCAACGTCGCTCACATCGAGTACCAGACGGAGAACCGGCACTACGGCCACACGGACTGTCCGGGGCATGCGGATTACATCAAGAACATGATCACCGGCACGGCCCAGATGGACGGTGCGATCCTGGTGGTGGCCGCGACGGACGGCGCTATGCCGCAGACACGCGAACACTTGCTGCTGGCGAAACAGATCGGCGTCAATCACATCGTGGTGTTCATCAACAAGGTGGACGCGGCCGACCAGGAGATGGTCGATCTGGTGGAGATGGAGATCCGCGAGCTGATGTCGGAGATGGGCTTCGACGGTGATAATGTGCCGGTGATCAAGGGTTCGGCCCTGTGCGCACTGGAGGGCCGGGAGCCCGAGATTGGTGCGAATGCGGTGATGAAGCTGCTCGAGGAGGTGGACAAGTACGTGCCGACACCGGTGCGCGAGCTGGACAAACCATTCCTGCTGCCGGTCGAGTCGGTGCACAGCATTCCCGGCCGTGGTACGGTCGTGACGGGCCGGCTGGAGCGCGGCACGCTTAAGAAGGGTCAGGAGTGTGAGTTTGTCGGTTACAATAAG GTCATTAAGTCCACCATCACCGGTATCGAGATGTTCCACAAAATCCTCGAGGAGGCACACGCCGGCGATCAGCTCGGTGCGCTGGTGCGCGGCATCAAGCGCGACGACATCAAGCGCGGCATGGTGATGTGCAAACCGGGCACGATGAAGGCGAACGATAACTTCGAGGCGCAGGTGTACATTCTCAGCAAGGACGAGGGCGGCCGCCACAAGCCGTTCACCAGCTTCATCCAGCTGCAGATGTTCTCGCGCACGTGGGATTGCGCGACGCAGGTGCAGATCCCCGGCAAGGACATGATCATGCCGGGCGAGGACGccaagctgcagctgcggctgATGCGGCCAATGGTGCTGGAGCAGGGCCAGCGGTTTACGCTGCGCGACGGACACATTACGCTCGGTACGGGTGTGGTAACAAAGCTGCTTTCGCCCCTGTCCGAGAAGGAGCGGCTGGCGCTGACTGAGGGCAAGAAGGCGCGCGAGAAAGCTGCCAGCGGTAAGGCGTAA
- the LOC120950178 gene encoding cohesin subunit SA-1-like gives MHRRGGKRIRMNDPPVEYEETEQLYQNEPLNESWSSGGHDDGAHAEESGEPSRGRMTRLRARGGVPLKAPIIEDDDDDDFFGKEQQQKKRKAPRKPRETVPKEHHERPPRVYREREEREERVVVTDRESTTDESSLYYILRHSKSPIATIVDDWIERYKADKDSALIALMNFFVHASGCKGKITPEMQQGMEHSGIIRKMTEEFDEDSHEYPLMMSGQQWKKFKMNFCDFVQTLVKQCQYSIIYDQFLMDNVISLLTGLSDSQVRAFRHTATLAAMKLMTALVDVALLVSVQFDMAARQYETERTKPRDKRAADRLESLMARRSELEENMDEIKNMLTYMFKSVFVHRYRDTLPDIRAICMSEIGIWMMKFSSNFLDDSYLKYIGWTLHDKVGDVRLKCLQALLPLYENEELKGKLELFTSKFKDRIVAMTLDKEYEAAVHAVKLVINILKSHQDILADKDSEIVYELVYSSHRGVAQAAAEFLNERLFRMDPNAPAVYTKRGKQRLPNTPLMRDLVQFFIESELHEHGAYLVDSIIDSNPMIKDWECYTDLLLEEPGQFEEMLDNKQESTLIEIMVSAVRQSATGEPPVGRGSSRKMTLSAKEIKQVQDDKQRLTEHFIQTLPLLLHKYSADAEKLTNLLAIPQYFDIELFTTTRQEANLQALLDKMTHVMSTHVDREVLETCAKTLEFLCTDGSAIYARCDLVRSNVIDECVNRYKEAIDDYRNVIAGDEIPNEDEVYNVNISLKKVSTLFSSHNLNPWNLFDSLYQDIEERLAGKSGDTGIPKEALVYCIEACFFSINWGLYHLETAMDRSQVPQEAHELSRNLHKYLNACNHLVQYDRESAIQEAAFMSICDLLVVFSDQLRGHADENIQSLVYAPNEEQQQLLNEFVQTTVFATEQEEGLDETRIEELHKRRSFLAAYCKLIVYNILPIKAAADIFKHYLRHYDEYGDIIKATLGKTREINKVNCSMTMCLSLVKMFKELQELSPDGRVSRTSQEFQDLKELAKRFALSFGLDAVKNREAITVFHRAGIHFAVTSTNEELDDPSAAPPCIAFLEVLTELTNKLIKQDKKLILAFLDRRLKAGIPSSRSEDWQPLVTYRNSLLHGETDQLPAVTAKRAYTRKKKDTDHDDEDEHDDEDDNDYIG, from the exons ATGCATCGCCGCGGTGGAAAACGAATCCGCATGAATGACCCTCCGGTGGAGTACGAAGAAACGGAGCAGTTGTATCAAAA TGAACCGCTGAACGAAAGCTGGTCTTCGGGCGGACACGATGACGGAGCACACGCGGAAGAATCGGGCGAACCGTCCCGCGGCAGGATGACGCGTCTGCGGGCTCGCGGAGGTGTACCACTGAAAGCACCCATCATcgaggacgatgatgatgatgattttttcggcaaggagcagcagcagaaaaagcgCAAGGCACCGCGCAAGCCGCGCGAAACGGTCCCGAAGGAGCACCACGAGCGGCCGCCCCGCGTGTACCGCGAGCGGGAGGAGCGCGAGGAGCGTGTCGTCGTGACGGATCGCGAAAGTACGACCGACGAGTCGAGCCTGTACTATATCCTGCGCCACTCGAAGTCACCGATCGCCACGATCGTGGACGATTGGATCGAGCGGTACAAGGCGGACAAAGACTCGGCCCTGATTGCGCTGATGAACTTCTTCGTGCACGCGAGCGGCTGCAAGGGCAAGATTACGCCCGAAATGCAGCAGGGCATGGAGCACTCGGGCATCATTCGCAAGATGACGGAGGAGTTCGACGAGGACAGCCACGAGTACCCGCTGATGATGTCGGGGCAGCAGTGGAAAAAGTTCAAGAtgaacttctgcgactttgtGCAGACGCTGGTGAAGCAGTGCCAGTACTCGATCATCTACGACCAATTTCTGATGGACAATGTGATTTCGCTGCTGACCGGGCTGTCGGATTCGCAGGTGCGAGCGTTCCGCCACACGGCCACGCTGGCCGCGATGAAGCTGATGACGGCGCTGGTCGATGTGGCGCTGCTCGTCTCGGTCCAGTTCGATATGGCCGCGCGCCAGTACGAGACGGAGCGGACGAAACCGCGCGACAAGCGGGCGGCCGACCGGCTGGAGTCGCTGATGGCCCGCCGCAGCGAGCTGGAGGAAAACATGGACGAAATCAAAAACATGCTGACGTACATGTTCAAGTCGGTGTTTGTGCATCGGTACCGCGACACGCTGCCCGACATCCGTGCCATCTGCATGTCGGAGATTGGCATCTGGATGATGAAGTTTTCGTCCAACTTTTTGGACGACTCGTACCTGAAGTACATCGGCTGGACGCTGCACGATAAGGTGGGCGATGTGCGGCTGAAGTGTCTGCAggcgctgctgccgttgtaCGAGAACGAGGAGCTCAAGGGAAAGCTGGAGCTGTTTACGTCCAAATTCAAGGATCGTATCGTGGCCATGACGCTCGACAAGGAGTACGAGGCGGCCGTGCACGCGGTGAAGCTGGTCATAAACATTCTCAA GAGTCATCAAGACATTTTGGCGGATAAGGATAGTGAAATCGTGTACGAGCTGGTATACTCATCGCACCGTGGTGTCGCCCAAGCGGCGGCCGAGTTTCTGAACGAACGTCTGTTCCGCATGGATCCGAACGCGCCGGCTGTGTACACGAAGCGGGGCAAACAGCGTCTTCCTAACACACCGCTCATGCGCGATTTGGTGCAGTTCTTCATCGAGTCGGAGCTGCACGAGCACGGAGCGTACCTGGTCGACTCCATCATCGACAGCAATCCGATGATTAAGGACTGGGAATGCTACACCGATCTGCTGCTCGAGGAGCCGGGTCAGTTTGAAGAGATGCTGGACAACAAGCAGGAATCGACGCTGATCGAAATCATGGTCAGTGCGGTGCGCCAATCGGCCACGGGCGAACCACCGGTTGGACGGGGCAGCAGCCGCAAGATGACGCTGAGCGCGAAGGAAATCAAGCAGGTGCAGGACGATAAGCAGCGCTTGACGGAACACTTTATCCAAacgctgccactgctgctgcacaagtacAGCGCCGATGCGGAAAAGCTCACCAACCTGCTGGCCATTCCGCAGTACTTCGACATTGAGCTGTTTACCACCACCCGGCAGGAGGCGAATCTGCAGGCTTTGCTGGACAAAATGACACACGTCATGTCGACGCACGTCGACCGGGAGGTGCTGGAGACGTGTGCCAAAACGCTCGAATTCCTGTGCACCGATGGTAGCGCTATCTATGCCCGGTGCGATCTGGTGCGCTCGAACGTGATCGATGAGTGCGTCAACCGGTACAAGGAAGCGATCGATGACTATCGTAACGTGATCGCTGGCGATGAGATACCGAACGAGGACGAGGTGTACAATGTGAACATCTCGCTGAAGAAGGTCTCGACGCTGTTCTCGTCCCACAATCTGAACCCGTGGAATCTGTTCGACTCGCTGTACCAGGACATTGAGGAGCGGCTGGCGGGGAAGTCCGGCGACACGGGCATACCCAAGGAAGCGCTCGTTTACTGCATCGAGGCGTGCTTTTTCTCCATCAACTGGGGGCTGTACCATCTCGAGACGGCGATGGACCGGTCGCAGGTGCCACAGGAGGCGCACGAGCTGAGCCGCAACCTGCACAAGTACCTGAATGCCTGCAATCATCTCGTGCAGTACGATCGGGAGTCGGCGATACAGGAGGCCGCCTTCATGTCGATCTGCGATCTGCTGGTGGTCTTCTCGGACCAGCTGCGGGGCCACGCGGACGAAAACATACAGTCGCTGGTGTACGCGCCGaacgaggagcagcagcagctgctcaaCGAGTTTGTGCAGACGACGGTCTTTGCCACGGAGCAGGAGGAGGGCCTCGACGAGACGCGCATCGAGGAGCTGCACAAACGGCGCAGCTTTCTCGCTGCCTACTGCAAGCTGATCGTGTACAATATTCTTCCCATCAAGGCAGCGGCAGACATCTTTAAGCACTATCTGCGG CACTACGATGAGTACGGTGACATCATCAAGGCGACGCTGGGCAAGACGCGCGAAATCAACAAAGTTAACTGCTCGATGACCATGTGTCTGAGCCTGGTGAAGATGTTCAAGGAGCTGCAGGAACTGTCTCCCGACGGACGGGTGTCCCGAACGTCGCAGGAATTCCAGGACCTGAAAGAGTTGGCCAAGCGGTTTGCACTGTCGTTTGGGTTGGATGCGGTGAAAAATCGGGAAGCAATTACCGTGTTTCACCGTGCGGGCATCCATTTCGCCGTCACCTCTACGAACGAGGAGCTAGACGATCCTTCAGCCGCACCGCCGTGCATCGCGTTTCTGGAAGTTTTGACCGAGCTGACGAACAAACTGATCAAACAGGACAAAAAGCTAAT TCTCGCTTTCCTCGACCGTCGCCTAAAGGCCGGTATTCCGTCGAGCCGCTCAGAGGACTGGCAACCATTGGTCACGTATCGCAATTCACTGCTGCACGGCGAGACCGATCAACTGCCGGCGGTCACGGCGAAGCGTGCGTACACCAGAAAGAAGAAGGACaccgaccacgacgacgaggacgagcaTGACGATGAGGATGATAACGATTACATCGGTTAG
- the LOC120949283 gene encoding alanine--tRNA ligase, mitochondrial: protein MAFRLCFTSRVLSRHHLVRQPTNQVRYVSVGRAGPSSLEIRRQFIDYFTVKHNHRLIRSSSLIPFNDSTIAFVNAGMNQFKSVFLGTAERPCQRAVNSQKCVRVGGKHNDLSVVGTDSYHHTFFEMLGNWSFGDYFKREACEMAWDLLRNVYRIDTDRVYVTYFGGDAKLNLPADEECRQIWLSLGIPPERVLPFGARDNFWEMGNSGPCGPCTEIHLDLSGEYRNTKARQHLVNAGVPDLTEIWNIVFIQYNRSLDDGTIRNLPQRHVDTGMGLERLVAHLQHKQSNYDTDLFEPIFRRIQKATKKEPYRGSFLSTDSHYELDTAYRIMADHSRMITACLADGMFPSQNHKLRRIIRKSLALATRTFNHPQLLRETVPCVVEILGTVYPEMGRNLPTVLQIIEHEQHLYSALRTKRSTETNALLQQFPQLEESEALEHPGLADAIKELAQTKPTHLNGAHIHKLYDTYGLDEELLVKLGEMMHFSLDFRDYERYVRVLKDGHKHELATKLQTRLSAYENLRESLDSATLKPTRAERRYNYAFNADKGTYEVAPCRARVSLLLEDEARDQWHIVTDQSNFYCESGGQQSDTGRLTVEGGGTTGGQTFDVTGVTDHNGFVMHSIKRQPNVALSVGDTVVLQVDANRRTQLTLHHTATHLLNAVVRKVVALPMCQRSSSVSERHFRLELAISGEKLTLEQIAAIETEIRTLINRNEPIGVTVCNAADLDLATVTIVPGETYPDRGLRVVSIGDVSRELCCGTHATRTGELQDVAITNVTQSKNGCFTFHAVAGPAARKVHYLGAQIQNDVSQLQQDAEQNEKQEDITIIETRMQRLKNVLLTGTDNNIHLPYCVRQRCLDVINALYQKLKDRSRESLRELIDIEMRNLMEQRPASSDPFIVHFLECSIILEEVQLSKATRYCTDRPILVVSITDNQVKARATVPPAMVSERCNAERWLAVVAQLFKAQTAAPKGQRAAEVCNMKARKVKMMDFEATLESALRAAKTYAKEHFH from the exons ATGGCCTTCCGACTGTGTTTCACCTCGCGAGTGCTGTCCCGGCACCACCTCGTCCGCCAACCCACCAACCAAGTGCGCTATGTTTCGGTGGGCCGCGCCGGACCCAGTTCGCTTGAGATCCGGCGCCAGTTCATAGACTACTTTACCGTGAAGCACAACCATCGGTTGATACGTTCCAGCTCGCTGATTCCGTTCAACGACAGCACGATAGCGTTCGTGAATGCCGGCATGAATCAGTTCAAAAGCGTGTTCCTCGGCACGGCCGAACGGCCCTGCCAGCGGGCGGTCAATTCGCAGAAATGCGTCCGTGTCGGGGGCAAGCATAACGACCTGTCCGTGGTGGGCACCGACAGCTACCACCATACATTCTTCGAGATGCTGGGCAACTGGTCGTTCGGGGACTATTTCAAGCGCGAGGCGTGCGAAATGGCCTGGGACCTGCTCCGGAACGTGTATCGCATCGATACGGACCGCGTGTACGTGACTTACTTTGGGGGCGATGCAAAGCTGAACCTTCCGGCGGACGAAGAGTGTCGGCAAATTTGGCTGAGCTTAGG AATTCCACCGGAACGCGTCCTTCCCTTCGGTGCGCGGGATAATTTCTGGGAGATGGGCAACTCCGGTCCCTGTGGGCCGTGCACGGAGATACATCTGGACCTGTCGGGCGAGTATAGAAACACGAAGGCAAGGCAGCACCTGGTAAACGCCGGTGTGCCAGATCTGACCGAGATTTGGAACATCGTGTTCATTCAGTACAACCGTTCGCTTGACGATGGCACGATTCGCAACTTGCCCCAGCGTCACGTGGACACGGGCATGGGGTTGGAAAGGTTGGTTGCGCATCTGCAGCACAAGCAGAGCAACTACGATACTGATCTGTTCGAGCCAATCTTCCGCCGTATACAGAAG GCAACGAAAAAGGAACCATATCGCGGAAGCTTCCTCAGTACCGATAGCCACTACGAACTGGACACCGCCTACCGAATTATGGCCGATCATAGTCGCATGATTACAGCCTGCTTAGCCGATGGGATGTTTCCCTCACAAAA CCACAAACTGCGACGCATTATACGCAAATCACTTGCACTAGCTACGCGTACCTTTAACCACCCGCAGCTGCTACGCGAAACCGTCCCGTGCGTGGTGGAAATCTTAGGCACCGTGTACCCCGAGATGGGCCGCAACCTGCCGACCGTGCTGCAAATAATCGAACATGAGCAGCACCTGTACAGTGCGCTGCGCACGAAACGTTCCACCGAAACGAACGCACTGCTGCAACAGTTCCCCCAGCTAGAGGAATCGGAAGCGCTGGAACATCCCGGGCTTGCCGATGCCATTAAGGAGCTGGCACAAACGAAGCCAACCCATCTGAACGGtgcgcacatacacaaactGTACGATACGTACGGGCTGGACGAGGAGCTGCTGGTGAAGCTCGGGGAGATGATGCACTTTTCGCTCGACTTCCGAGACTACGAACGGTACGTGCGCGTGCTCAAGGACGGTCACAAGCACGAGCTGGCGACGAAGCTACAGACACGCCTTTCGGCGTACGAAAATCTCAGGGAATCGCTCGACAGCGCCACGCTAAAGCCGACCCGTGCCGAACGGAGGTATAATTATGCATTTAACGCGGACAAGGGCACGTACGAGGTGGCACCGTGCAGGGCGCGCGTTAGCCTCCTGCTGGAAGATGAAGCCCGCGACCAGTGGCACATCGTGACGGATCAGAGCAATTTTTACTGCGAATCGGGTGGCCAGCAGAGCGACACGGGGCGGCTAACGGTTGAAGGTGGTGGTACCACCGGTGGACAAACATTCGATGTAACCGGTGTCACCGATCACAACGGCTTCGTGATGCACTCGATCAAGAGGCAACCGAATGTGGCCCTTTCCGTTGGAGACACCGTGGTGCTGCAGGTGGACGCAAATCGACGGACGCAGCTAACGCTCCACCACACGGCAACGCATCTGTTGAACGCAGTCGTCCGCAAAGTGGTCGCCCTGCCAATGTGTCAGCGGTCGAGTTCGGTTTCCGAGCGCCACTTCCGGCTGGAGCTTGCCATCAGTGGCGAAAAACTTACGCTCGAACAGATAGCAGCGATCGAAACGGAAATACGCACGTTAATCAACCGAAACGAACCGATCGGCGTGACAGTGTGCAATGCAGCCGATCTCGACCTCGCCACCGTCACCATCGTGCCGGGAGAAACGTATCCCGACCGAGGCCTGCGGGTCGTTTCGATCGGTGACGTATCGCGGGAGCTTTGCTGCGGAACGCACGCCACCCGCACGGGCGAGCTGCAGGATGTGGCCATCACCAATGTGACGCAGTCGAAAAATGGTTGCTTTACGTTTCACGCGGTCGCCGGGCCGGCGGCAAGGAAGGTACACTACCTCGGAGCACAAATCCAGAACGACGTTAGCCAGCTGCAGCAGGATGCGGAGCAGAACGAAAAGCAGGAGGACATTACGATTATCGAGACGCGCATGCAGCGACTTAAAAATGTGCTGCTGACTGGGACGGACAACAACATCCATCTGCCGTACTGTGTCCGGCAGCGCTGTCTCGACGTAATCAATGCGTTGTACCAGAAGCTGAAGGATCGGTCGCGCGAATCGCTCCGCGAGTTGATCGACATTGAGATGCGCAATCTGATGGAGCAGAGGCCCGCAAGCAGTGATCCGTTCATCGTGCATTTTCTCGAGTGTTCCATCATCCTGGAGGAGGTGCAGCTAAGCAAAGCGACCCGCTACTGCACGGATCGTCCGATTCTGGTTGTAAGCATTACGGACAATCAGGTGAAGGCGCGGGCAACGGTCCCACCGGCAATGGTTAGCGAACGGTGCAATGCGGAGCGATGGTTGGCGGTGGTAGCGCAACTGTTTAAAGCACAAACGGCCGCCCCGAAGGGACAGCGGGCGGCCGAGGTGTGCAATATGAAGGCACGCAAGGTAAAGATGATGGACTTCGAGGCCACACTCGAGAGTGCGCTGCGTGCGGCAAAGACTTACGCAAAGGAACATTTCCATTAG